The genomic window GCGCACTATGCCGAAAGTGTATTAACTAACATCGGACTCTTTTTTGAAAATATACTGCATTTCTTTTTCAAAGATTTAAGTATCGAACGCATTATACATTTCTGCTTCGGATTAGTTATAACAGGTGGTTTATTACTTGCATTTTTTGATAAAAGTTTAGAAAAGGCAGAACTGAAATGCAAGGAACAATTAGTAAGGATCAGAAGAACATCAGGTCAAAAAACGATCTGGTACCACATTGTAGAAACATTTAGCGGCAACCTCTTAACACGGAAAATGGCTTTAAAAACTGAATATATTGTTGGCGTCATCTCGTTTGTTGCCCTTAACTTCCTATTGTTATTATTAAATGCCATCGATATTACCACGCTTTGGTTCGGTTATAAACCTTCAGGAAATTTCTCTGGAGAGCTACACCAGGGTACCAATACACTAATCTTTAGTATTGTAATGGCCATGGCGGTAATCCTTTACTTTTTTAGGGGAAATCTAAATTTTTATCGTAAAAGCAAAATATTAAGGGCACTGGCCTTTACCTGGATGGTTCAAAATTTTATCCTGATTATCTCGGTATTTATCCGCGATGGCTATTATATCGAATTCCATGGTTTAACACATAAAAGAATCGGTGTATTGGTATTCGCCATTCTTTGTATCATTGGTTTGGCCACCGTTTATTTAAAGGTTGCTAAGCAGAAAACCATATTTTATCTATTTAAAGTAAACGGGAACATCTGGTTTGCATTACTACTTGCTTTTAGCACCATTAACTGGGATGTTTTAATCGTAAAATACAACCTCAATCATGTAGATGCCGTTTCTATCGATCCTTATTATTTAATCTCTTTATCAGAAAAGACACTTCCATTTTTAGATAAAAACCGGTCAAAAATACATCCTTCAACCAATAACGATTCGGAAGTTGCCAAAGTAGATCGGCCAGAAGAAGCGCTAATGAGAAAATTAGATGAGCGAATTGGTTATTTCAAAGACCGTTACGAGAAATCGGGCTGGTTATCGTGGAATTTACAGGATTGGAATACGGCAGAATATTTTGGTATAAGTAAAAAATAATAACATCAAAAGTCATGAAAGCAAAAGCATTTTTAATCATTTTGACCATTGGTCTGTTCTCTTGGAATTACTTTTATCAATTGAGCACTGACAAAACATTAAGCCATTGCATAATAGATCAAATTTTTTCACAACAAAATATTGATTTTACTGAGATTGAAAATTTAGATACAGATCATATGCTGATTATTGCACCCTATGCTCAAATAAACATATTTCAACCCAACTTAAAAAAAGATTTAAGAAACATTCGGAACAACGGGATAAGACATCTTGATCATTTCAACTTAGCCGTTTTTACAAAAAATATTAAATCTGTTTCGATAGCAGAATTAAGCAGAAAATATGTTGATTTTAAGAAGACACAAATACTTATTCCATAGGCTCAAGCAAAATTCAAGAAAGTTAAAGCTGTTTGGCAAATCATTTTATAATTAACCGCTCAACCCTTAGCTCCCTGATGCATACCGCATCGGGGAAACTAAAAATTATTTAATTATCCATTTAAAACGTATATTAAAATATAAAAATCATGAAAAATCAAGAAACATTAAATTCAGGCAAACTAAGAATCATCATTATTTTAAGCGTAGTAGCATCAATATTAGCTATTCCTTTAATAGCCATGCAATTTACAAATGAAGTACAGTGGGACTTAAGGGATTTTGTAGCCGCTGGCATATTATTGCTTAGTACGGGTTTAGCCATCGAGCTTGTAATTAGAAACATGAAAACAGGCACCAGCAGGACCATAGTCCTAATTGTAATTTTAATTGCATTATTTTTAATCTGGGCAGAAATGGCTGTTGGAATTTTTGGGTCGCCGATTGCAGGAAGTTAGCACATTTTTAAAACAAATGTATAATGCCATTTCCAAATACGATCTAATATCGGCGATCTTAAGCCAATAAGCACTTTTATTGGCTATACTCCCCTTAAATCAAAATTAACGACAATGAAAAAAATTAGCTCAATAACTTTATTAAGTTTTACCATACTAGCATCAGCCTGCACTGAGGAAAGTAAAACCATTTCTACGGAAACAAGTAACATTCAAACGAAAAGTCAACCTAAAATACAGTACGATTCTCCAATTATCATTGGTAAAACAGATATTCTGCTATATCCTTTGAGATTAAATGATGGCGATTACGATAGTTATAAAAGAGAGGGGAATTCCAACCATTGGAACCTCATCTTTCACAATGTTATTTCAGGTAAAAGCGAATTATTGACTAAAGAAAAAGTTATTATCAACTCCTTCAATATTGGTCATTCAGAACATAATCCAAATAATCAAAATACTTTATCCGATCAGTTTATCTACTATAATATTACCGATTCTGACTATGATGGCAATAAAAAACTAACAGACAGAGATCCTAGTAAACTTTACCTCTCTAACCTGGAGGGAAAATCATTTATCCGGATATCTCCAAACAACTACGACGTAAGTAGCTGGAAAATAGACGATAAACATGATTTAATATTAATGGATCTGATAAAGGACACTAATGGAGATAAAGAATTTGATGATAAGGATGAAGTTGAATATTTTACATACAACTTAAAAACAGGGGCTTTAAAAACTGTCTTCGGTAAGAACTTTAAAGATGAAATTAAAAATTTAGCAAAAAAAGTATTGTAGAATAGCTACATCTGCTTCTTTATTGAGGTTAAGGCCCAATAATCAGCTTATGTACCACATCGCTTTTCCCGATTAACATAAAACGTTCATTTTCTGAAAAAATCGGCAATTGCTATTTGTTTAAAGGGTTTGAAATTGTAGCTTTGGGCAAATTTTGTAGCAAATGAATATTCACGAATACCAGGGTAAACAAATATTAAAAAGTTTCGGTGTTAACGTTCAAGAAGGAATAGTTGCCGATACTCCTGAGCAAGCTGTTGAGGCTGCTAAGCAACTGAAAATAGATTACAATTCTGACTGGGTTGTAATTAAAGCGCAAATCCACGCTGGTGGCCGCGGTAAAGGTGGAGGTGTTAAATTAGCCAAAAACCTTGAAGAAGTTAAACAACGTGCAACCGACATTATTGGTATGCAATTGGTTACTCCTCAAACTGGCCCTGAAGGTAAATTAGTGAGTAAAATTTTAGTTGCCCAGGATGTTTATTATCCAGGTGCTTCTGAAACCAAAGAATTCTATATTTCGGTATTGTTAGACCGTGCAAAAGGCCGTAACATTATCATGTACAGTACAGAAGGTGGTATGGATATCGAAGAAGTTGCCGAGCACACTCCACACTTAATTTTCAAAGAAGAAATCGACCCTAAAGTTGGTTTACAGGGTTTCCAAGCCCGTAAAGTAGCTTTTAACTTAGGCGTTAGTGGTGCTGCACACAAAGAAATGGTTAAATTTGTAACCGCTTTATACAAAGCTTACGAAGCAACTGATTCTTCAATGTTCGAAATTAACCCGGTATTAAAAACTTCTGATGATAAAGTAATTGCAGTAGATGCTAAAGTGAATCTGGATGAAAACGCTTTGTTCCGTCATCCTGATTATGCAGCAATGCGCGATGTAACGGAAGAAGATCCAATGGAAGTTGAAGCAAGTGCTTCTAACCTAAACTTCGTTAACCTTGATGGTAACGTAGGTTGTATGGTTAATGGTGCTGGTTTAGCTATGGCTACCATGGATATTATTAAATTGGCCGGTGGTGAGCCTGCTAACTTCTTAGACGTTGGCGGAACTGCTAATGCACAAACAGTTAAAGCAGCTTTCAACATCATTTTGAAAGATCCAAACGTTAAAGCAATTTTGATCAACATTTTTGGCGGTATTGTTCGTTGCGACCGTGTTGCGCAAGGTGTAATCGATGCTTATAAAGAAATCGGTAATATTCCAGTGCCAATTATCTGCCGTTTACAAGGCACAAATGCCGAAGAAGCTAAAAAATTAATTGATGAGTCTGGCCTTCAGGTTTACTCAGCAATCGCTTTAAAAGAAGCTGCAGATTTAGTTACTAAAGTATTGGCTGAACAAGCGCAATAAGCTTAAAGTAAGAAGACTAAAGCTTAAAGCATTAATCATAAGATATAAACCTTTCAGTGAAAACTGGAAGGTTTTTTTTTTATTTCCCTCTTTTAGAGCCGTGTCCGCAGGACGAGGTGTTCTTTAACCTATCATTACCAGCAATTCAATAGCAATCGACTTAAATGTACTAAGGTGTCTTAGGTGGTCAATATTTTTCTTGGAAAGCAAGGCTCTACACATTTCGGTTCCGGAAGTCCTGCTATCAAACAATCTTTTTGCGATTGTCAGTCTGAGCGGAGTCGAAGACCCTGCAACGAAAAGTACTTTCGTGTTATCAGATTTATTTGACATGAGTCCGTCGTACTTCGGAAAAAAAACACAATGTTAAACTTACGAAGTCTTTCCTGCGCTCGAGCCCTTTTAGACTTTGTAAGTTAATCTGCGCGGAATTCTAAAATATCACCAGGCTGGCAATCTAAAGCTTTACAGATCGCTTCTAACGTTTCCAAACGGATCGCCTTTGCTTTGCCTGTTTTAAGTATCGATAAATTAGACATCGTAATCCCTACCCGTTCACTTAATTCGGTTAATGACATTTTACGCCGGGCCAGCATTACATCTAAGTTGATTATTATTGGCATTATAGATTGTAAAGTTAGGGATGTTTCGGTTAACCTAAATGGTTAAATCGTTTTCTTGTTTAATAAACACCGCATCCTTAATAACCTTTGACAGGATGATAATTATGATACCTATCCCTATATTAGAGAAGTTCACAGAACCTCCAAAATTAAAATGGAGATCAGCTCCTCCACTATTTGAAAATCCGCCAATTAGTCCCTTTGTTTCTAATCGAACTGCAGGTATAATTTGGGCATTTATGAATATGCATACCAACTCAAAAAACTCTACAGAAATCAATAATATACCGATGAAAGAAATTAATTTAAAGCTTCTCTTACAGAGAAAGTCTCCTTTGAGATAAATATTAACTAATTTAATCAGAAGAACTAATAAAAGTATTATAGCATAAATGCGAATTTGAGCGTAAGAGAACCAAAATGCATTATCTATTTTGCTTTTAGAATGAAATTTCAAAAGTACTGGACCAGTCATCCTTAAATCATTATCGACAGTAATTTCATTTTCCTTATCAAGAACGACTAAAGTATTTGTAACCTTTTTGGTTATCACAGAATCGTTTTGTCTATCTCTATTAAATTTATCATAACCAGGATATTTCGTCTTCGACCGCGTTTCAAAACTCCCATTTTTGTACCAGATGCAAGTATCGGGAATGGATATACTCATTCCAATTTGTAAATAAGTGCCCTGCCCACCTATATCGCCCAGCTCACCGCCACTGGGTATTGAAATATAACGCTTGGTATTAAAAAGATATGAACCCAGATCCATTAGGCAAGTAAAAGATACAAGACAGATAACGAGCATTAGAAGAGCTCTGATAATCCTGGCTAAAATATTATACTTCATCATTATATCGTTAAATCGTTTCTTGTTAAATTCTACTTCCTTATTTACAACCTGACAAAAACTACATGATCAAAAACACCTGGTAACTAGCGCTTTTATTATTTGCTTTAAATAGTTGAAAAATTAAGAAACGTCATATTTATTTAATTATTTACAGGGCAAACATAAATAATAAATTATTATAATTCAAATATTATTTATTGTTTTACAATAAATAATATTTGAAAAACAATTACAATGTAATTATTCGGACACATCATGTCAGGATTTTATTTGGAATGGTTTTTGCTGTAAGTAAAACTGTAAAAAACTTGTGCAAACAGTAACATTTTCAGCATTTTATCCTTTCGGATTGCTATACAATTTCGTAACTTTGCACACTCAATAATTAAAGAGCACACAATTCGTATAAATGAGACAACTCAAGATAACGCAATCCATTACCAACCGTGAAAGTCAGTCATTAGATAAATACCTACACGAAATTGGCAAAGTAGATTTAATAACAGCAGAAGAGGAAGTAATTTTAGCAAGGAAGATTCGTGAGGGCGATCAGGCTGCATTAGAGCGATTGACTAAGACCAACTTGCGTTTCGTTGTATCTGTTGCAAAACAATATCAAAATCAGGGCTTAACCTTAGGCGATTTAATCAATGAAGGTAACTTAGGTTTAATTAAAGCGGCAAAACGTTTTGATGAGACTAAAGGTTTCAAATTCATTTCTTATGCCGTTTGGTGGATTCGTCAATCTATTTTGCAGGCAATTGCCGAGCAAAGCCGTATTGTACGTTTACCTTTAAACCAGGTAGGTTCATTAAGCAAGATCAGTAAAGCTTTCTCTAAATTAGAGCAAGAATACGAACGCGAACCTTCTCCTGAAGAACTTGCTGATATTTTAGAAACTACAGTGGATAAAATTTCAGACACACTTAGTAATTCAGGCCGTCACGTATCAATGGATGCTCCATTTGTTCAAGGTGAAGAAAATACATTATTAGATGTATTGGAAAACCACGAACCAAATACAGATAGTTCATTGATTAATGAATCTTTATCAGAAGAAATTAAACGTTCTTTATCTACTTTAACTGAAAGAGAAAGAGAAATTATCGTTTTATTCTTCGGCTTAGGTTCCAACCATCCCCTTTCTCTAGAAGAAATTGGAGAGAAATTTAATTTAACCCGCGAACGTGTTCGCCAGATTAAGGATAAAGCGTTACAGCGTTTACGTCATACGTCAAGAAGTAAAATCTTAAAATCTTATTTAGGATAGGAAATTAGACTCATATAAACAAAAAAAGATCGGCTATTGGCCGATCTTTTTTTGTTTATTAGATTTCTCCTGCGAAGGAGTGCCTTTGGAACGCTACGGTCGAAATGACGATTACACGCTACCAATCTTTTTTGTTAACTACAACTAAGTTTATCGTTATGATTTTATATCTTTAAGTCATGTCGATTGGTCTACTCAAAAAATCCTTAACCATATACAAACCCATTTTTTTATGGAATGTACTGGTCAGCTTGCTCACATCAGTATTTTTCATTTTAAATGGCTTTAAGGAGCCAGAAATTTATTCCTTTGCCGTATTCATCAAACTTATCGGTTGGGTATTTTCTGTTGCCATATATTTCATGTTTTATCAATCTACTGCATACTTTTTCAAAAATCAGGGCATAGGCTTTAGAAAAATCATGACAAACCTGATTTTATATGATTTAATTGTTTTTATCGGAATCTTAATCATTTCATCAATATGCAAAGACTTTTTATCGATAGTGTTAACCAAACTTTTGCAGATCGGGAAGTATTAAGCAGCGTTTACCTTAACTGTAAAATTGGTGAAGTAGTCGGTTTATTGGGCAGGAATGGATCCGGTAAATCAACTATGTTACAGATCATTTTTGGAAGTGTAAAAGCAAACTTCAAATACCTTAATATAAATAATAAAGTATATGAAAAAGGCTATCTGTCAAACAATCTGTCTTATTTGCCTCAGGATAATTTTATTCCAAACCAGATTAGTATTTTTCAGGCCATTAATATCTTTTGCAAAAAACGGCAAGCTGAATTACAGCAAATTGAAGTTGTTGCAAATCATTTAAAGTCTAAATTTTATAACCTATCTGGTGGAGAACGCAGGTTTGTAGAATGTTTATTAATGATTTACAGCGATGCACAATATATACTTCTCGATGAGCCATTTTCGCAGTTATCGCCACTGTGGATCGAAGAATTGAAAGACCATATTAATCGGATGAAAGCATACAAAGGTTTTATCATTACCGATCATTACTACAAGTCTATTTTAGCTATTTCCGATCGTATTGTACTTTTGCACAATCGATGCAACTACAACATCAACAGTAAAGAAGACCTGGTTTTGCATGGCTATTTACCAGGATTTACAGTTTAAATTTAAAAACTGTGTCATGCTGATCCGATGGTTATCGGATTTATTTCAGCATCTATCGTCAACAGCTCAAATTAAAAGATCCTGAAACAAGTTCAGGATGACGATTGCCTAGCCAGACGCGTCATGCTGAATTTATTTCATCCATCTTAAGCAAATTAAAACTCCTGAATCAAGTTAAGGATGACGATTTTCTCGTCTTAGAACAACAGATGTTTCACTGTCAATCCGTTATTAATTAACTGTTTCAACGAATCAATACCGATTCTTAAATGTGTTTCTACATATTTTTCGGTTACGCTGCTATCACTTTCAGCAGTTTTAACACCTTCAGGAATCATCGGTTGATCGGAAACTAAAAGCAATGCGCCTGCTGGGATTTTGTTGGCAAAGGCTGTGGTAAAAACCGTAGCCGTTTCCATATCCACTGCCATCGCCCTTAAAGTTTTCAAGTATTTTTTAAATTCTTTATCGTGCTCCCAAACCCTGCGGTTGGTGGTATAACAGGTTCCGGTCCAGTAATCCCTACCATGATCACGTATGGTTGTAGAAATCGCTTTCTGCAAGGCGAATGCTGGCAATGCAGGCACCTCTGCCGGCAGGTAATCATTTGACGTACCTTCTCCCCTGATTGCGGCAATAGGCAAAATTAAATCGCCCAATTGGTTTTTCTTCTTCAAACCACCACATTTACCTAAAAATAAAACAGCTTTAGGTTTAATGGCCGTCAATAAGTCCATCATGGTTGCTGCCAAGGGGCTTCCCATACCAAAGTTGATAATCGTAATGCCATTTGCGGTAACACTTTGCATAGGCTTATCTAAACCCATAATCGGTGCATTATCGTTCCATTCAGAAAACATGCTTACATACTTGCTGAAATTGGTTAGCAGGATATAATCGCCAAATTGATCCAAGGGCCTACCGGTATAACGTGGCAACCAGTTTTTAACAATTTCATCTTTCGATTTTAGTCCAGATTTAACAGGAGTTTCTACTTCTTTTATTTTTTTCGATTTCTCTACAATTTCCTCGTCTTTTTTTACGTCTTTTTCTTCGTTCATATTCTTTTAGTTTTGAGCATAGCACTTGGCGCTTAGCGTTAACAAATATTGTATTAAAAAAAAATCCCCCCGCTTTCGCGAGAGGATTGAATTTTTAAGCGGCCTGCAACTTTTTAAAGTCGGCCTTTTCAAATTTCTCTATCGCGTAATCGAGATTGATGTGCAATTCCTTGACATCCGTCTGCGTTGGCGTATCAAACATCGCATCCAACATAATCGCTTCACAGATCGATCTTAAACCACGTGCCCCCAATTTATATTCCATTGCTTTATCTACAATAAAATTTAAAACATCTTCATCAAAAACAAGCTTTACGTCTTCATAAGCAAAAAGCTTTACATACTGCTTGATCAATGAATTTTTAGGTGCGGTTAAAATGTTTCTTAAAGATTCTTTATCCAATGGGTTTAAGTGGGAAAGAACCGGTATACGACCAATTAATTCCGGAATTAATCCAAAAGATTTCAAATCTTGAGGGGTAATATACTTATAAAGATTTTTAAGATCTAAAACTGTCTCATCTTTCTTAACTTTATAACCTACAGCCTGCGTGCGTAAACGGTTGGCAATTTTACGTTCAATGCCATCAAATGCCCCCCCACAGATAAACAGAATGTTATTTGTGTTTACCGGGATCATTTTCTGATCTGGGTGCTTACGTCCGCCCTGAGGTGGAACGTTTACAACTGTGCCTTCTAAAATTTTCAACAAAGCCTGCTGAACACCTTCTCCCGATACGTCACGTGTAATGGATGGGTTATCACTTTTACGCGCTACTTTATCTACCTCATCAATGTAAACGATACCGCGTTCAGCAGCTGTTACATCATAATCAGCAGCTTGAAGCAAACGTGTTAAAATACTTTCAACATCTTCACCGACATAACCTGCTTCGGTTAAAACCGTCGCATCGCAGATACAGAATGGTACATGCAAAATTTTCGCAATGGTTTTAGCCAAAAGTGTTTTACCAGTACCTGTTTCGCCCACCAACATGATATTTGATTTTTCGATCTCAATCTCGTCTTTATCAACTTTTTGATTTAAACGTTTGTAGTGATTGTAAACGGCAACGGATAATACCTTTTTAGCATCGTCCTGACCAATAACATACTGATCAAGATGTTGTTTAATTTCAAGAGGCTTTAATAAGTTTATCGCCTCTTGAATATTTTTTGTCCCTTTGGTCCCTAATTCTTGCGCAAGCAATTGATTGGCCTGGGTTACACATTTATCGCAGATAAACGCATCCATGCCCTCAATCAACATTAACGTTTCATGCTTGCCAGAATGGCAGAATGAACAACGGGATTCTTTATTTTGTTTCGCCATCTTTTTTTGCGTTTCTCGATAACACCTCATCAACCATACCAAATCCTTTTGCCTCGTCAGCTGTCATCCAGTAATCGCGATCTGAAGCTTTCTCTACCCAATCATATGTTTGCCCAGAGTGCTCTGAAATAATATCGTATAATTCTTTTTTCAATTTTAACATCTCTCTCAAATTGATCTCCATATCAGATGCTACACCTTGTGCGCCTCCTGATGGTTGGTGAATCATTACTCTTGAGTGGGGTAATGCAGCACGTTTTCCTTTTGCACCTGCTACCAATAAAACTGCTCCCATTGATGCGGCCATTCCTGTACAGATTGTAGCTACATCTGGCTGTATATATTGCATGGTATCATAAATACCTAAACCTGCATAAACCGAACCACCTGGCGAGTTAATGTAGATCTGGATATCTCTATCGGCATCTGTTGATTGCAAAAACAACAACTGAGCCTGAATGATATTGGCATTCTGATCGTAAATCGCATCACCTAAAAAGATAATACGGTCCATCATTAACCTGGAAAAAACATCCATTTGAGCTACATTCAACTGGCGTTCTTCAATGATATATGGTGTCATGCTCTTAGGGTCCAGATTAGCCTGAGCAATAAATTTATCTACGTGTAAACCGCCAATTCCCTGATGTTTAACGGCAAATTTTCTGAATTCTTGTGAATCTATGTTCATTATGTGAGTTTTTTAGCAGAGGGCATAGCGTTTTGAGCTCCTGTTCCCCATCGTTTCGTGAATAATAAAAAACCAAAATATAAATAATATTTCAATTATGTATTGCTTAGACAAAGAGTATACCATATCAAAATCTATGACAATATAGCACGCTCATGACTTCAAACTTTTAGAAAAGCTAGAAATCATCCTTGCTAAAATATCTAAATCTTCTAACAAATCTGCCAAATCCTTGTCAGAAACTAGTAATCTTAAATTTAATACTAAAAGAATATTAGCATTCTCAAAAACAGATCGATGTGCAAAGTTTAAGAATCTTCGAAAATCGGGTGTAGAGTTAGAGCCAGAACCTTCTGCAATATTATTAGATACGCTAAGAGCAGCTCCTCGAAGCTGCTCTGCGAATCTAAACTTTTTTATTTCTTCCAATTTCTCAGAAATATCAATCAATTTATTACCTACAATTATAGCCCTCTGCCAAATTAGCAAGTCTTGAAATCTAAATTTTGCCATTAGGCAAAATAAAATTTTATATCATGATATTAAAATCACCAGGCGCTATGCCCTATGCTTTTTTATCCAGCGCAATAAACTTATCGTAATCAATATCTTTTTGCTCTAAAGTAACAACAGATTTGATTTGTTCG from Flavobacterium sp. W4I14 includes these protein-coding regions:
- a CDS encoding four helix bundle protein (product_source=TIGR02436; cath_funfam=1.20.1440.60; pfam=PF05635; superfamily=158446; tigrfam=TIGR02436), whose protein sequence is MAKFRFQDLLIWQRAIIVGNKLIDISEKLEEIKKFRFAEQLRGAALSVSNNIAEGSGSNSTPDFRRFLNFAHRSVFENANILLVLNLRLLVSDKDLADLLEDLDILARMISSFSKSLKS
- a CDS encoding AMP nucleosidase (product_source=KO:K01241; cath_funfam=3.40.50.1580; cog=COG0775; ko=KO:K01241; pfam=PF01048; superfamily=53167; tigrfam=TIGR01721), translating into MNEEKDVKKDEEIVEKSKKIKEVETPVKSGLKSKDEIVKNWLPRYTGRPLDQFGDYILLTNFSKYVSMFSEWNDNAPIMGLDKPMQSVTANGITIINFGMGSPLAATMMDLLTAIKPKAVLFLGKCGGLKKKNQLGDLILPIAAIRGEGTSNDYLPAEVPALPAFALQKAISTTIRDHGRDYWTGTCYTTNRRVWEHDKEFKKYLKTLRAMAVDMETATVFTTAFANKIPAGALLLVSDQPMIPEGVKTAESDSSVTEKYVETHLRIGIDSLKQLINNGLTVKHLLF
- a CDS encoding ATP-dependent Clp protease protease subunit (product_source=KO:K01358; cath_funfam=3.90.226.10; cog=COG0740; ko=KO:K01358; pfam=PF00574; superfamily=52096; tigrfam=TIGR00493) → MNIDSQEFRKFAVKHQGIGGLHVDKFIAQANLDPKSMTPYIIEERQLNVAQMDVFSRLMMDRIIFLGDAIYDQNANIIQAQLLFLQSTDADRDIQIYINSPGGSVYAGLGIYDTMQYIQPDVATICTGMAASMGAVLLVAGAKGKRAALPHSRVMIHQPSGGAQGVASDMEINLREMLKLKKELYDIISEHSGQTYDWVEKASDRDYWMTADEAKGFGMVDEVLSRNAKKDGETK
- a CDS encoding lipopolysaccharide export system ATP-binding protein (product_source=KO:K06861; cath_funfam=3.40.50.300; cog=COG1137; ko=KO:K06861; pfam=PF00005; smart=SM00382; superfamily=52540) — encoded protein: MQRLFIDSVNQTFADREVLSSVYLNCKIGEVVGLLGRNGSGKSTMLQIIFGSVKANFKYLNINNKVYEKGYLSNNLSYLPQDNFIPNQISIFQAINIFCKKRQAELQQIEVVANHLKSKFYNLSGGERRFVECLLMIYSDAQYILLDEPFSQLSPLWIEELKDHINRMKAYKGFIITDHYYKSILAISDRIVLLHNRCNYNINSKEDLVLHGYLPGFTV
- a CDS encoding ATP-dependent Clp protease ATP-binding subunit ClpX (product_source=KO:K03544; cath_funfam=1.10.8.60,3.40.50.300; cog=COG1219; ko=KO:K03544; pfam=PF06689,PF07724,PF10431; smart=SM00382,SM00994,SM01086; superfamily=52540,57716; tigrfam=TIGR00382) — encoded protein: MAKQNKESRCSFCHSGKHETLMLIEGMDAFICDKCVTQANQLLAQELGTKGTKNIQEAINLLKPLEIKQHLDQYVIGQDDAKKVLSVAVYNHYKRLNQKVDKDEIEIEKSNIMLVGETGTGKTLLAKTIAKILHVPFCICDATVLTEAGYVGEDVESILTRLLQAADYDVTAAERGIVYIDEVDKVARKSDNPSITRDVSGEGVQQALLKILEGTVVNVPPQGGRKHPDQKMIPVNTNNILFICGGAFDGIERKIANRLRTQAVGYKVKKDETVLDLKNLYKYITPQDLKSFGLIPELIGRIPVLSHLNPLDKESLRNILTAPKNSLIKQYVKLFAYEDVKLVFDEDVLNFIVDKAMEYKLGARGLRSICEAIMLDAMFDTPTQTDVKELHINLDYAIEKFEKADFKKLQAA